From Clavelina lepadiformis chromosome 9, kaClaLepa1.1, whole genome shotgun sequence, the proteins below share one genomic window:
- the LOC143471270 gene encoding uncharacterized protein LOC143471270 — protein sequence MKAFVHHITCDHVVGPEQSNHTCYWRNCKRHLKAFKAKYKLVNHIRVHTREKPFACPVCSKLFARSENLKIHIRTHTGEKPFRCKYLGCDRRFANSSDRKKHSYMHIEGKLYVCKYKGCDRSYTHPSSLRKHIRMHKANGDVMSSNYSPIISPRSSSSENTSHSTAAESPHVTSILQSLMSSPEPTQFGIDYESNDFNQGFGFNEMLSGEVDSLWPLDDDLTQRADFLQDYSSGCSQSPNHSSSSFDPIFGA from the exons ATGAAAGCGTTTGTCCACCACATCACTTGTGATCACGTCGTAGGACCGGAACAAAGCAACCACACTTGCTACTGGCGTAATTGCAAACGTCatttgaaagcttttaagGCCAAGTACAAGTTGGTCAACCACATCCGAGTTCACACTAGAGAGAAACCGTTCGCATGCCCCGTCTGCAGTAAGCTATTTGCTCGGAGCGAAAATCTCAAAATCCatataagaactcacacag gcGAAAAACCGTTTCGATGCAAATATCTTGGGTGTGATCGACGATTTGCCAATAGCTCTGATCGTAAGAAGCACAGCTACATGCACATTGAAGGAAAGTTATATGTTTGCAAG TACAAAGGATGTGATCGCAGCTACACCCACCCCAGTTCGTTACGTAAGCACATACGTATGCACAAAGCAAACGGTGACGTCATGAGCAGCAATTACTCACCAATCATCTCTCCCCGAAGCTCgtcatcagaaaacacaagTCACTCAACTGCTGCTGAATCTCCTCACGTCACGTCGATCCTTCAATCGCTCATGTCATCTCCGGAACCGACGCAATTTGGCATCGACTACGAGTCAAATGACTTCAATCAAGGATTTGGATTCAACGAAATGCTCTCTGGCGAAGTGGATTCTTTATGGCCTCTGGATGATGACCTCACACAGCGAGCAGATTTCTTACAGGATTATTCTTCCGGCTGCTCTCAGTCACCCAATCATTCTTCGTCCTCATTTGACCCCATATTTGgtgcttaa